From Eptesicus fuscus isolate TK198812 chromosome 13, DD_ASM_mEF_20220401, whole genome shotgun sequence, the proteins below share one genomic window:
- the LOC103290942 gene encoding RNA-binding protein 4 isoform X3 codes for MVKLFIGNLPREATEQEIRTLFEQYGKVLECDIIKNYGFVHIEDKTAAEDAIRNLHHYKLHGVNINVEASKNKSKTSTKLHVGNISPTCTNKELRAKFEEYGPVIECDIVKDYAFVHMERAEDAVEAIRGLDNTEFQGGMCVG; via the exons ATGGTAAAGCTGTTCATCGGAAACCTGCCCCGGGAGGCCACAGAGCAGGAGATCCGCACACTCTTTGAGCAGTATGGGAAGGTGCTGGAATGTGACATCATTAAGAACTATGGCTTTGTGCACATAGAGGACAAAACGGCGGCAGAAGATGCCATCCGCAACCTGCACCACTACAAGCTGCACGGGGTGAACATCAATGTGGAAGCCAGCAAGAATAAGAGCAAAACCTCCACAAAGTTACATGTGGGCAACATCAGTCCCACTTGTACCAACAAAGAGCTTCGGGCCAAGTTTGAGGAGTACGGTCCGGTCATCGAATGTGACATCGTGAAAGATTATGCCTTCGTACACATGGAGCGGGCAGAGGATGCGGTCGAGGCCATCAGGGGCCTCGACAACACAGAGTTTCAAG GTGGGATGTGTGTGGGCTGA
- the LOC103290942 gene encoding RNA-binding protein 4 isoform X1, whose product MVKLFIGNLPREATEQEIRTLFEQYGKVLECDIIKNYGFVHIEDKTAAEDAIRNLHHYKLHGVNINVEASKNKSKTSTKLHVGNISPTCTNKELRAKFEEYGPVIECDIVKDYAFVHMERAEDAVEAIRGLDNTEFQGKRMHVQLSTSRLRTAPGMGDQSGCYRCGKEGHWSKECPIDRSGRVADFTEQYNEQYGAVRTPYTMSYGDSLYYNNAYGALDAYYKRCRAARSYEAVAAAAASAYNYAEQTLSQLPQVQNTTMANHLTSTSLDPYDRHLLPTSGAAATAAAAAAAAAAVTAASTSYYGRDRSPLRRATAPVPTVGEGYGYGHDNQLSQASAAARNSLYNMARYEREQYADRAQYADRAQYADRAQYADRAQYADRARYSAF is encoded by the exons ATGGTAAAGCTGTTCATCGGAAACCTGCCCCGGGAGGCCACAGAGCAGGAGATCCGCACACTCTTTGAGCAGTATGGGAAGGTGCTGGAATGTGACATCATTAAGAACTATGGCTTTGTGCACATAGAGGACAAAACGGCGGCAGAAGATGCCATCCGCAACCTGCACCACTACAAGCTGCACGGGGTGAACATCAATGTGGAAGCCAGCAAGAATAAGAGCAAAACCTCCACAAAGTTACATGTGGGCAACATCAGTCCCACTTGTACCAACAAAGAGCTTCGGGCCAAGTTTGAGGAGTACGGTCCGGTCATCGAATGTGACATCGTGAAAGATTATGCCTTCGTACACATGGAGCGGGCAGAGGATGCGGTCGAGGCCATCAGGGGCCTCGACAACACAGAGTTTCAAG GCAAACGAATGCACGTGCAGTTGTCCACCAGCCGGCTTAGGACTGCGCCCGGGATGGGAGACCAGAGCGGCTGCTATCGGTGCGGGAAAGAGGGGCACTGGTCCAAAGAGTGTCCGATAGATCGTTCGGGCCGAGTGGCAGACTTTACCGAGCAATATAATGAGCAATACGGAGCAGTGCGTACACCTTACACCATGAGCTATGGGGATTCATTGTATTACAACAACGCATACGGAGCGCTCGATGCCTACTACAAGCGCTGCCGTGCTGCCCGGTCCTATGAGGCAGTGGCGGCTGCAGCTGCCTCCGCGTATAATTACGCAGAGCAGACCTTGTCCCAGCTGCCACAAGTCCAGAACACAACCATGGCCAATCACCTCACCTCCACCTCTCTCGATCCCTACGATAGACACCTGTTGCCGACCTCAGGAGCTGCTGCTACAGCCGCTGCTGCTgcagcagccgctgctgctgTTACTGCAGCTTCCACTTCATATTACGGGCGGGATCGGAGCCCCCTGCGTCGCGCTACAGCCCCAGTCCCCACTGTTGGAGAGGGCTACGGTTACGGGCATGACAATCAGTTGTCCCAAGCTTCAGCAGCCGCGCGGAATTCCCTGTACAACATGGCCCGGTATGAGCGGGAGCAGTACGCAGATCGGGCGCAGTACGCAGATCGGGCGCAGTATGCAGACCGAGCGCAGTACGCAGATCGGGCGCAGTACGCAGATCGGGCGCGGTATTCAGCCTTTTAA